The following proteins are co-located in the Sphingomonas panacis genome:
- the prsK gene encoding XrtA/PEP-CTERM system histidine kinase PrsK produces MIAGVILWGHALAALLFAGVALSLLREPASGLPRLTLMTALSVTALWALAVAGIGGGELVTRLAESARNLAWLAFMFALVRRDPSDARRRAVSLIYGAVVLVIVGGGMVAVMQAGLGREATADLASARTLLRAMVAIGALVLVQHLHGAVAPRARGGIRLVVIALAGMWGIDLMLAATTYASGDAPQSLVAARGIVMALIAPILAVAVRRGGDWTLQVSRTVAWQTLSFAATILYAIAMLLAIRAIATLGGDHARLLQTAFVFGTTAAGLTLLSTPRVKAWAKVTLAKHFFAHRYDYRAEWVRFTDTLGQPDGAAPLAERIVKAVADLTDSPAGLLLVPEGVGLGVGAGWRWDQVPAHGSDEALAAYLATSGRIVELDTLRGGGGDPAERASVPAWMLATDAWALVPLVHLGRLAGAILLARPPVDRALDWEDFDLLRIAGRQVASYLAEARAQEALAEAERFDEFNRRFAFILHDIKNLVSQLTLTARNAERHAENPAFRADMIATLKESAGRMNDLLARLSQHHSGRAEAPRAVDLGDIAERVIRQRRRQHPITFTCAPHALALADPTRLEQVLGHLLQNAIEASGPDQPVEISVTGGERPALTIADGGCGMSPAFVRDQLFKPFVSSKPGGFGIGAFEARQLAEAMGGSVSVTSREGAGTRFVVTLAPAPNMPVEQAA; encoded by the coding sequence ATGATCGCGGGCGTGATCCTGTGGGGCCATGCGCTCGCCGCGCTGCTGTTCGCGGGGGTGGCGCTGTCGCTGCTGCGCGAACCCGCATCGGGGCTGCCGCGCCTGACGCTGATGACCGCGCTGAGCGTGACCGCGTTGTGGGCGCTGGCGGTGGCGGGGATCGGCGGCGGCGAGCTGGTGACTCGCCTCGCCGAGAGCGCGCGCAACCTCGCCTGGCTCGCGTTCATGTTCGCGCTGGTGCGGCGCGACCCCTCCGATGCGCGACGCCGGGCGGTATCGCTGATCTACGGCGCGGTGGTGCTGGTCATCGTGGGCGGAGGCATGGTGGCGGTGATGCAGGCGGGGCTTGGCCGGGAAGCCACCGCCGACCTCGCCTCGGCGCGGACGCTGCTGCGCGCGATGGTGGCGATCGGCGCGCTGGTGTTGGTTCAGCATCTTCATGGCGCGGTGGCGCCACGCGCGCGCGGCGGCATCCGGCTGGTGGTGATCGCGCTTGCCGGCATGTGGGGCATCGACCTGATGCTCGCCGCGACGACATATGCGAGCGGCGATGCGCCGCAGAGCCTCGTCGCCGCGCGCGGCATCGTCATGGCGCTGATCGCGCCGATCCTCGCGGTGGCGGTGCGGCGCGGTGGCGACTGGACGCTGCAGGTGTCGCGCACCGTCGCGTGGCAGACGCTCTCGTTCGCGGCGACGATCCTCTACGCCATCGCGATGCTGCTCGCGATCCGGGCGATCGCCACGCTGGGCGGCGACCATGCGCGGCTGCTCCAGACCGCGTTCGTGTTCGGCACCACCGCCGCCGGGCTGACATTGCTGTCCACGCCGCGCGTCAAGGCGTGGGCGAAGGTGACGCTCGCCAAGCATTTCTTCGCGCACCGCTATGATTACCGCGCCGAATGGGTGCGCTTCACCGATACGCTCGGCCAGCCCGATGGCGCGGCACCGCTCGCCGAGCGGATCGTCAAGGCGGTGGCGGACCTCACCGATTCGCCCGCCGGGCTGCTGCTGGTGCCGGAAGGCGTTGGGCTGGGCGTCGGCGCGGGCTGGCGCTGGGATCAGGTGCCGGCGCACGGCAGCGACGAGGCGCTCGCGGCCTATCTCGCCACCAGCGGCCGCATCGTCGAACTCGATACCCTGCGCGGCGGCGGCGGCGATCCGGCCGAGCGCGCGAGCGTGCCGGCTTGGATGCTCGCGACCGATGCCTGGGCTTTGGTGCCGCTCGTCCATCTTGGGCGGCTGGCCGGCGCGATCCTGCTCGCGCGGCCGCCGGTCGACCGGGCGCTCGACTGGGAGGATTTCGACCTGCTGCGAATCGCCGGGCGGCAGGTGGCGAGCTATCTCGCCGAGGCGCGCGCGCAGGAGGCGCTCGCCGAGGCGGAACGGTTCGACGAGTTCAACCGCCGCTTCGCGTTCATCCTCCACGACATCAAGAATCTGGTCAGCCAGTTGACGCTCACGGCGCGCAATGCCGAGCGGCATGCCGAGAACCCCGCCTTCCGCGCCGACATGATCGCCACGCTCAAGGAGTCGGCTGGACGGATGAACGATCTGCTCGCACGGCTGTCGCAACACCATTCGGGCCGCGCCGAGGCGCCGCGCGCGGTCGATCTCGGCGACATCGCCGAACGGGTGATCCGCCAGCGCCGTCGCCAGCATCCGATCACTTTCACCTGCGCGCCGCACGCGCTGGCGCTCGCTGATCCGACGCGGCTGGAGCAAGTGCTCGGGCATCTGCTCCAGAATGCGATCGAGGCGAGCGGGCCGGACCAGCCGGTCGAGATATCGGTCACGGGCGGCGAGCGCCCTGCCCTCACCATCGCCGACGGCGGCTGCGGCATGTCGCCGGCGTTCGTGCGCGACCAACTCTTCAAACCGTTCGTGTCCTCCAAGCCCGGCGGGTTCGGCATCGGCGCGTTCGAGGCGCGCCAGCTCGCCGAGGCGATGGGCGGCAGCGTCTCCGTCACCAGCCGCGAGGGCGCCGGCACCCGCTTCGTGGTGACGCTCGCCCCCGCCCCCAACATGCCCGTGGAGCAGGCAGCATGA
- a CDS encoding TIGR03013 family XrtA/PEP-CTERM system glycosyltransferase — MIRLFKHYIPNAVLLLGLLDIALLVIAGEVGYVLRIHQLGSIVEPIQHRVPQLATFALCVEVAMMATGVYSAQSLQSLRFALARLVVAISLAVILLSVVFFLVPGATFWRSNLLYSMAISVVLLMTMRMLLGKALGAQIFKRRIVVLGAGARAARLKALAAAPGAGFVVVGYVAMSEAVTRVIPEAIARDAIYNLADHVVLLNASEVVLALEERRNALPLKDLLRIKTTGVHVNEISTFLERETGRVDLQSVNPSWLIFSDGFSSGRMFSSMFKRLFDICASATLLAFMAPVILLTAIAVKLESRGPAFYRQRRVGLFGVGFDCIKLRSMRQDAEIAGQAVWAEKDDPRITRVGRFIRKCRIDELPQTWSVLKGEMSFVGPRPERPQFVEDLEQQLPYYAERHMVKPGITGWAQINYPYGASIEDSRHKLEYDLYYAKNYSPFLDLLIILQTIRVVLFPEGVR, encoded by the coding sequence ATGATCAGGCTGTTCAAGCATTACATTCCCAATGCGGTGCTGCTGCTTGGGCTGCTCGATATCGCGCTGCTCGTGATCGCGGGCGAGGTCGGCTATGTGCTGCGCATCCATCAGCTCGGCAGCATCGTCGAGCCGATCCAGCATCGCGTTCCGCAGCTCGCCACCTTCGCTTTGTGTGTCGAGGTCGCGATGATGGCGACCGGCGTCTACAGCGCGCAATCGCTGCAATCGCTGCGCTTCGCGCTGGCGCGGCTGGTGGTGGCGATCTCGCTGGCGGTGATCCTGCTCAGCGTGGTGTTCTTCCTCGTGCCCGGCGCGACCTTCTGGCGGTCCAACCTGCTCTATTCGATGGCGATCAGCGTGGTGCTGCTGATGACGATGCGGATGTTGCTCGGCAAGGCCTTGGGCGCGCAGATCTTCAAGCGGCGGATCGTCGTGCTCGGCGCGGGCGCGCGCGCGGCGCGATTGAAGGCGCTGGCGGCGGCGCCGGGGGCGGGCTTCGTCGTGGTCGGCTATGTCGCGATGAGCGAGGCGGTGACGCGCGTCATCCCCGAGGCGATCGCGCGCGACGCGATCTACAACCTCGCCGACCACGTCGTTCTGCTGAACGCGAGCGAGGTGGTGCTGGCGCTGGAGGAACGCCGCAACGCGCTGCCGCTGAAGGATCTGCTGCGCATCAAGACGACCGGCGTCCACGTCAATGAGATTTCGACCTTCCTCGAACGCGAGACCGGCCGGGTCGATTTGCAGAGCGTCAATCCGAGCTGGCTGATCTTCTCCGACGGTTTCTCGTCGGGGCGGATGTTTTCGAGCATGTTCAAGCGCTTGTTCGACATCTGCGCGAGCGCGACGTTGCTCGCGTTCATGGCGCCGGTGATCCTGCTCACCGCGATCGCGGTCAAGCTGGAGAGCCGGGGGCCGGCGTTCTATCGCCAGCGCCGGGTCGGGCTGTTCGGGGTCGGGTTCGATTGTATTAAGCTGCGCTCGATGCGGCAGGATGCCGAGATCGCAGGGCAAGCGGTATGGGCCGAGAAGGACGATCCGCGCATCACCCGCGTCGGCCGGTTCATCCGCAAATGCCGGATCGACGAACTGCCGCAGACCTGGAGCGTGCTGAAGGGCGAGATGAGCTTCGTCGGCCCGCGCCCCGAGCGGCCGCAGTTCGTCGAGGATCTCGAACAGCAACTGCCTTATTATGCCGAGCGGCATATGGTGAAGCCGGGCATCACCGGCTGGGCGCAGATCAACTATCCCTATGGCGCCTCGATCGAGGATTCGCGGCACAAGCTCGAATATGATCTGTATTACGCGAAGAACTATTCGCCGTTCCTCGATCTGCTGATCATCCTGCAGACGATCCGCGTCGTGCTGTTCCCCGAAGGCGTGCGGTAG
- a CDS encoding winged helix-turn-helix transcriptional regulator, with translation MQDGTLIAPGYVQETAPARGNAYAADCPTRQLLDRIGDKWSALILLLLGDGELRFNALKRRIDGISQKMLSQTLRSLERDGLVTRTVAPTVPVSVTYAITPLARELMAALRLMIDWAETRMGAVAAAQRRYDRPK, from the coding sequence ATGCAAGACGGCACTTTGATCGCACCTGGTTACGTCCAGGAAACCGCCCCTGCGCGCGGCAACGCCTATGCGGCCGATTGCCCGACGCGGCAGTTGCTCGACCGGATCGGCGACAAATGGAGCGCGCTGATCCTGCTCCTGCTCGGCGACGGCGAGCTTCGCTTCAACGCGCTCAAGCGGCGGATCGACGGGATCTCGCAGAAGATGCTCAGCCAGACGTTGCGCTCGCTCGAACGCGACGGCCTCGTCACGCGCACGGTCGCGCCGACGGTGCCGGTGTCGGTCACCTACGCGATCACCCCGCTCGCGCGCGAGTTGATGGCGGCGCTCCGGCTGATGATCGATTGGGCGGAGACTCGGATGGGCGCCGTGGCGGCGGCACAGCGGCGGTATGATAGACCGAAATAG
- a CDS encoding NAD(P)-dependent oxidoreductase translates to MKIAVLGASGRAGSEIAREAAARGHQVLGIARKPAGIPVAPGIVPVAGDATDPNALADLLRGQDAVISALHFDVTAATLLGALRQAGVKRLLVTGGAASLEVGGGTRVIDTPDFPEEWKVPAMGGIAFLDALRGETEIDWTFFSPAALIFEGPRLGSYRIGGDQLVTDAAGDSKISFADYAIAMVDELEQHRHPRTRFTAAY, encoded by the coding sequence ATGAAAATAGCGGTATTGGGCGCGAGCGGACGCGCGGGATCGGAAATCGCCAGGGAAGCGGCGGCGCGGGGGCATCAGGTGCTCGGCATCGCGCGCAAGCCTGCGGGCATTCCCGTCGCGCCGGGGATCGTGCCCGTGGCAGGCGACGCGACCGATCCCAACGCGCTCGCCGATCTGCTTCGCGGTCAGGACGCGGTCATCAGCGCGCTGCATTTCGACGTGACCGCCGCGACCCTGCTCGGTGCGCTGCGGCAAGCCGGGGTCAAGCGGCTGCTCGTCACTGGCGGCGCGGCCAGCCTCGAAGTCGGCGGCGGCACCCGGGTGATCGACACGCCCGATTTCCCGGAGGAGTGGAAGGTGCCCGCGATGGGCGGCATTGCCTTCCTCGATGCGCTGCGCGGCGAAACCGAGATCGACTGGACCTTCTTCTCACCGGCCGCGCTGATCTTCGAAGGTCCGCGTCTGGGCAGCTACCGCATCGGCGGCGATCAGCTCGTCACCGACGCCGCCGGCGACAGCAAGATCAGCTTCGCCGATTATGCGATCGCGATGGTTGATGAACTCGAGCAACATCGCCACCCCCGCACGCGGTTCACCGCCGCCTATTGA
- a CDS encoding glycogen/starch/alpha-glucan phosphorylase codes for MIKAVSTLPKPTPRATDPAVLAAEIVERLTYRSGKNAAAAKPHDWLAAVINVIRDRIIDRWIASTQETYDEGGKRVYYLSLEFLIGRLMRDAVSNLGLMDEMRQALASLGVQLDLIRELEPDAALGNGGLGRLAACFMESMATVDVPAYGYGIRYVNGMFRQEIHDGWQVELPETWLAHGNPWEFERRESSYEIGFGGTVEPTAADGSGDDARIWKPGERLIATAYDTPVVGWRAERVNTLRLWTATPIDPILLDRFNAGDHLGALAESNKADSLARVLYPADSNPAGQELRLRQEYFFSSASLQDIVRRHIQYFGDIRTLPEKAAIQLNDTHPAVSIAEMMRLLIDEHDLSFDEAWAVTQPTFGYTNHTLLPEALETWPVPLFERLLPRHMQLVYAINAKLLIQARREKNMDDRAIAAISLIDETGERRVRMANLAFAGSHSVNGVAALHTELMKQTVFADLHRMFPERINNKTNGVTPRRWLQQCNPELTGLLRETIGDTFLDDTEALSALDAFADDSAFQAKFKAVKLAKKAALSNLLRERMGLKIDPTALFDIQIKRIHEYKRQLLNIIEAVALYDQIRSHPEKDWQPRVKLFGGKAAPSYHNAKLIIKLANDVARVINHDPAVQGLLKIVFVPNYNVSLAEVMMPAADLSEQISTAGMEASGTGNMKFALNGALTIGTLDGANIEIKDHVGDQNIMIFGLTAEEVAAKRAGGYNPRETIEGSRELSQALSAIASGVFSPDDRDRYRALTDGIYDHDWFMVAADFEAYHTAQRAVDALWADEPAWYSKTVRNTARVGWFSSDRTIRQYASEIWGILP; via the coding sequence ATGATCAAGGCCGTGTCCACTCTCCCGAAGCCGACGCCGCGCGCCACCGACCCGGCGGTGCTCGCGGCCGAGATCGTCGAGCGGCTCACCTACCGCAGCGGCAAGAACGCGGCCGCCGCCAAGCCGCACGACTGGCTCGCCGCGGTCATCAACGTGATCCGCGATCGCATCATCGATCGCTGGATCGCCTCGACTCAGGAAACCTATGACGAGGGCGGCAAGCGCGTCTATTATCTGAGCCTTGAGTTCCTGATCGGCCGGCTGATGCGCGATGCGGTCTCGAACCTCGGGCTGATGGACGAGATGCGGCAGGCGCTGGCGTCGCTCGGCGTTCAGCTCGACCTGATCCGCGAGCTTGAGCCCGATGCCGCGCTCGGCAACGGCGGCCTCGGCCGGCTGGCGGCGTGTTTCATGGAATCGATGGCGACGGTCGATGTGCCCGCCTACGGCTATGGCATCCGCTACGTGAACGGCATGTTCCGGCAGGAAATCCACGACGGCTGGCAGGTCGAGCTGCCCGAAACCTGGCTCGCGCACGGCAATCCGTGGGAGTTCGAGCGGCGTGAATCGAGCTACGAGATCGGCTTCGGCGGCACCGTCGAACCGACGGCGGCGGACGGCAGCGGCGACGATGCGCGCATCTGGAAGCCCGGCGAGCGGCTGATCGCGACCGCTTATGATACGCCGGTGGTCGGCTGGCGCGCCGAGCGCGTCAACACGCTGCGGCTGTGGACCGCGACGCCGATCGACCCGATCCTGCTCGACCGCTTCAACGCCGGCGACCATCTCGGCGCGCTCGCCGAGAGCAACAAGGCGGACAGCCTCGCGCGGGTTCTCTATCCGGCGGATTCGAACCCCGCCGGGCAGGAACTGCGGCTGCGCCAGGAATATTTCTTCTCCTCGGCGTCGCTTCAGGACATCGTTCGCCGCCACATCCAGTATTTCGGCGACATCCGCACTTTGCCGGAAAAAGCCGCGATCCAGCTCAACGATACGCACCCCGCCGTCTCGATCGCCGAGATGATGCGCCTCCTCATCGACGAACACGACCTGTCGTTCGACGAGGCGTGGGCGGTGACTCAGCCGACCTTCGGCTACACCAACCACACGTTGCTGCCCGAGGCGCTCGAGACGTGGCCGGTGCCGCTGTTCGAACGGCTGCTGCCGCGCCACATGCAGCTCGTCTATGCGATCAACGCCAAGCTGCTGATCCAGGCGCGGCGCGAGAAGAACATGGACGATCGCGCCATCGCCGCGATCTCGCTGATCGACGAGACCGGCGAGCGGCGCGTCCGCATGGCCAACCTCGCCTTCGCCGGGTCGCACAGCGTCAACGGCGTCGCGGCGCTGCATACCGAATTGATGAAGCAGACCGTGTTCGCCGATCTGCACCGCATGTTCCCGGAACGGATCAACAACAAGACCAACGGCGTCACCCCGCGCCGCTGGCTGCAACAGTGCAACCCCGAACTGACCGGGCTGCTGCGGGAGACGATCGGCGATACCTTCCTCGACGATACCGAGGCGCTGTCCGCGCTCGACGCCTTCGCCGACGATTCCGCGTTTCAGGCGAAGTTCAAGGCGGTCAAGCTCGCCAAGAAGGCCGCGCTCTCCAACCTGCTGCGCGAGCGGATGGGGCTGAAGATCGATCCGACCGCCTTGTTCGACATCCAGATCAAGCGAATCCACGAATACAAGCGCCAGCTCCTCAACATCATCGAGGCGGTCGCGCTCTACGACCAGATCCGCTCGCACCCGGAGAAGGACTGGCAGCCGCGCGTCAAGCTGTTCGGCGGCAAGGCCGCGCCGAGCTATCACAACGCCAAGCTCATCATCAAACTGGCGAACGACGTCGCGCGCGTCATCAACCACGATCCGGCGGTGCAGGGGCTGCTCAAGATCGTGTTCGTGCCGAACTACAATGTCAGCCTCGCCGAAGTGATGATGCCGGCCGCCGACCTGTCCGAACAGATCTCGACCGCGGGCATGGAAGCCTCGGGCACCGGCAACATGAAGTTCGCGCTCAACGGGGCGCTGACGATCGGCACGCTCGACGGCGCGAACATCGAGATCAAGGATCATGTCGGCGACCAGAACATCATGATCTTCGGCCTCACCGCCGAGGAAGTCGCGGCCAAGCGTGCCGGCGGCTACAACCCGCGCGAGACGATCGAGGGGTCGCGCGAACTGAGCCAGGCGCTGTCGGCGATCGCCTCGGGCGTGTTCTCGCCCGATGATCGGGATCGCTACCGCGCGCTCACCGACGGCATCTACGATCACGACTGGTTCATGGTCGCGGCGGATTTCGAGGCGTACCACACCGCACAACGCGCGGTTGACGCGCTCTGGGCCGACGAACCCGCATGGTATTCGAAAACCGTTCGGAACACCGCGCGCGTTGGCTGGTTCTCCTCGGATCGGACCATCCGACAATATGCCAGCGAGATCTGGGGCATCCTGCCATAG
- the glgB gene encoding 1,4-alpha-glucan branching protein GlgB, with protein MKPGEAEAIVAGTHGDPFAVLGVHRDGKTIVARCYIPGAESVEAFTLDGESLGALASAGPDGLFAGKVALTAPQPLRYHARNAGGDWWVDDPYAYGPVLGPMDDYYIAEGTHLRLFDKLGAHPLHHEGSDGIHFAVWAPNASRVSVVGAFNQWDGRRHVMRHRRDTGIWEIFVPGIGTGETYKFEILAADGTPLPLKADPFAFHAELRPATASITTAPLAHEWGDADHRAFWSKADARRQPISIYEVHAGSWRRDWHGNFLSWDELGAQIIPYVADMGFTHIELMPITEHPYDPSWGYQTTGMFAPTSRFGDGEGFARFVDGCHRAGIGVILDWVPAHFPTDAFGLEHFDGTALYEHADPRQGFHPDWNTAIYNFGRSEVSAFLVNSALYWTEKFHLDGLRVDAVASMLYLDYSRKSGEWVPNEQGGRENWAAVEFLQRMNIAVYGAHPGMMTIAEESTSWPGVSKPVHAGGLGFGFKWNMGFMHDTLAYLARDPLYRHWHHDEILFGLVYAFSENFVLPLSHDEVVHGKGTLLTKMAGDDWQQFATLRAYYGFMWGYPGKKLLFMGQEFAQRREWSESRQLDWDLLEAPAHDGVRSLVRDLNHLYRDTPALHARDCEGEGFAWVVADDRANSVFAWVRRAPGEAPVVVVTNFTPQRLTGYRLTLPAGGRWREILNTDAHIYGGSGAGNLGGVEAAEDGAAIITVPPLGTLMFEHTI; from the coding sequence GTGAAACCCGGCGAAGCGGAAGCGATCGTCGCGGGTACGCATGGTGACCCGTTCGCGGTGCTCGGTGTGCACCGCGACGGCAAGACCATCGTCGCACGCTGCTACATCCCCGGCGCGGAGAGCGTCGAGGCCTTCACGCTCGACGGCGAGTCGCTCGGCGCGCTCGCGTCCGCCGGCCCTGACGGGCTGTTCGCGGGCAAGGTCGCGCTCACGGCGCCGCAGCCGCTGCGCTATCACGCGCGCAATGCCGGCGGCGACTGGTGGGTCGATGATCCTTATGCCTATGGCCCGGTGCTCGGCCCGATGGACGATTATTACATCGCCGAGGGCACGCATCTGCGGCTGTTCGACAAGCTCGGCGCGCATCCGCTCCACCACGAGGGCAGCGACGGCATCCACTTCGCGGTGTGGGCGCCCAACGCCAGCCGCGTGTCGGTGGTCGGCGCTTTCAACCAGTGGGACGGTCGGCGGCACGTCATGCGCCACCGCCGCGACACCGGCATCTGGGAAATCTTCGTCCCCGGCATCGGCACCGGCGAGACCTACAAGTTCGAGATCCTCGCCGCCGACGGCACGCCACTGCCGCTCAAGGCCGATCCGTTCGCCTTCCACGCCGAACTCCGCCCCGCCACCGCGTCGATCACCACCGCGCCGCTCGCGCACGAATGGGGCGATGCCGACCACCGCGCCTTCTGGTCGAAGGCCGACGCGCGCCGCCAGCCGATCTCGATCTACGAGGTTCACGCCGGATCGTGGCGGCGCGACTGGCACGGCAATTTCCTGAGCTGGGACGAACTCGGCGCGCAGATCATCCCCTATGTCGCCGATATGGGCTTCACCCATATCGAGCTGATGCCGATCACCGAGCATCCCTATGATCCGAGTTGGGGCTATCAGACCACCGGCATGTTCGCGCCGACCTCGCGCTTCGGAGACGGCGAGGGGTTCGCGCGCTTCGTCGACGGCTGCCACCGCGCCGGCATCGGCGTGATCCTGGACTGGGTGCCGGCGCATTTCCCGACCGACGCGTTCGGCCTCGAACATTTCGACGGCACCGCGCTGTACGAACATGCCGATCCGCGTCAGGGCTTCCACCCCGACTGGAACACCGCGATCTACAATTTCGGGCGCAGCGAAGTGTCGGCGTTCCTCGTCAACAGCGCGCTCTACTGGACCGAGAAATTCCACCTCGACGGGCTGCGCGTCGATGCGGTCGCCTCGATGCTGTACCTCGATTATTCGCGCAAAAGCGGCGAATGGGTGCCCAACGAACAGGGCGGGCGCGAGAATTGGGCGGCGGTCGAGTTCCTCCAGCGCATGAACATCGCGGTGTACGGCGCGCACCCCGGCATGATGACGATCGCCGAGGAATCGACCTCGTGGCCCGGCGTCAGCAAGCCGGTCCATGCCGGCGGCCTCGGCTTCGGCTTCAAATGGAACATGGGCTTCATGCACGATACGCTCGCCTATCTGGCGCGCGATCCCTTGTACCGGCACTGGCACCATGACGAGATCCTGTTCGGCCTCGTCTATGCCTTCTCCGAGAATTTCGTGCTGCCCTTGAGCCACGACGAAGTCGTCCACGGCAAGGGCACGCTGCTCACCAAGATGGCGGGCGATGACTGGCAGCAATTCGCGACGCTGCGCGCCTATTACGGCTTCATGTGGGGCTATCCCGGCAAGAAGCTGCTGTTCATGGGGCAGGAATTCGCCCAGCGCCGCGAATGGAGCGAGAGCCGCCAGCTCGATTGGGATCTGCTCGAAGCGCCCGCGCATGACGGCGTGCGCAGCCTCGTGCGCGATCTCAACCACCTCTATCGCGACACGCCGGCGCTCCACGCGCGCGACTGCGAGGGCGAGGGGTTCGCGTGGGTCGTCGCCGACGATCGCGCCAATTCGGTGTTCGCCTGGGTCCGCCGCGCGCCCGGCGAAGCCCCGGTCGTCGTCGTCACCAACTTCACCCCGCAACGGCTCACCGGCTACCGGCTGACCCTGCCGGCGGGCGGGCGGTGGCGCGAGATCCTCAACACCGATGCCCACATCTACGGCGGCAGCGGGGCTGGCAATCTTGGCGGAGTCGAAGCGGCGGAGGATGGCGCGGCGATCATCACCGTCCCGCCGCTCGGCACGCTGATGTTCGAACATACCATCTAA
- the glgC gene encoding glucose-1-phosphate adenylyltransferase, which translates to MVDRRGAPLARDAMAYVLAGGRGSRLWELTDVRAKPAVYFGGKARIIDFALSNALNSGIRRIGVATQYKAHSLIRHLQRGWNFFRPERNESFDILPASQRMEEYGWYSGTADAVYQNLDVIESYAPEFMVILAGDHVYKMDYELMLQQHVDSGADVTVGCLEVPRMDATAFGVMHVDEADRIIAFFEKPADPPGIPAQPELALASMGIYVFRTSFLADLLRRDAANPESKHDFGGDIIPYVVEHGNAVAHRFAASCVRSKLEQKAYWRDVGTIDAYWEANIDLTDVIPELDIYDRAWPLWTYSEITPPAKFVHDFEGRRGSAISSLVAGGCIISGSALHKSLIFTGVRAHSYSSITEAVVMPYCEIGRGAQLCKVVVDSHVKIPAGLIVGEDPVADAQRFHRTEQGVVLITQPMIDRLAV; encoded by the coding sequence ATGGTCGATCGGAGAGGCGCACCGCTCGCACGCGACGCAATGGCCTATGTGCTGGCCGGTGGTCGCGGCAGCCGGTTATGGGAATTGACCGACGTGCGCGCCAAGCCCGCCGTTTATTTCGGCGGCAAGGCGCGGATCATCGATTTCGCGCTGTCGAACGCGCTCAACTCGGGCATCCGCCGGATCGGCGTGGCGACCCAGTACAAGGCGCATTCGCTGATCCGCCACCTCCAGCGCGGCTGGAACTTCTTCCGGCCCGAGCGCAACGAGAGTTTCGACATCCTCCCCGCCAGCCAGCGGATGGAGGAATATGGCTGGTATTCGGGCACCGCCGACGCGGTGTACCAGAATCTCGACGTGATCGAGAGCTACGCGCCCGAGTTCATGGTCATCCTCGCGGGCGATCACGTCTACAAGATGGACTATGAATTGATGCTGCAACAGCACGTCGATTCGGGTGCGGACGTGACGGTCGGTTGCCTCGAAGTGCCGCGCATGGACGCGACCGCGTTCGGCGTGATGCACGTCGACGAGGCCGATCGCATCATCGCGTTCTTCGAAAAGCCCGCCGACCCGCCCGGCATCCCCGCCCAGCCCGAACTCGCGCTCGCCTCGATGGGCATCTACGTGTTCCGCACCAGCTTCCTTGCCGATCTGCTGCGCCGCGATGCCGCCAATCCGGAGTCGAAACATGATTTCGGCGGCGACATCATCCCCTATGTCGTCGAACACGGCAACGCGGTGGCGCATCGGTTCGCGGCGAGCTGCGTGCGTTCCAAGCTGGAGCAGAAGGCGTATTGGCGCGATGTCGGCACGATCGATGCCTATTGGGAGGCCAACATCGACCTTACCGACGTCATCCCGGAACTCGACATCTACGATCGCGCCTGGCCTTTGTGGACCTATTCCGAGATCACCCCGCCGGCCAAGTTCGTCCATGATTTCGAAGGGCGGCGCGGTAGCGCGATCTCGTCGCTGGTCGCTGGCGGCTGCATCATCTCGGGGTCGGCGCTGCACAAAAGTCTGATTTTCACCGGCGTGCGCGCGCACAGCTATTCGTCGATCACCGAAGCGGTGGTGATGCCCTATTGCGAGATCGGGCGCGGTGCGCAGTTGTGCAAGGTGGTGGTCGATTCGCACGTCAAGATCCCGGCCGGGCTGATCGTCGGCGAAGACCCGGTCGCGGATGCGCAGCGCTTCCACCGTACCGAACAGGGCGTGGTGCTCATCACCCAGCCGATGATCGATCGACTGGCCGTCTGA